CACCGTCAGGAACAAACGCAGGAAACGGGGCTTCATCTGGACAAACATCCTTTAAATACAATGGAGATAGAGGCTTTTTTGTAAAAAACAGCCCCCGCAGGTTAGCCGATCGGCGCGCCCCTGCATAGGGCGCAGTGCACGGCGATCACGGGATAACCACGGCCGCCAACCACGCCAGGGTGGAGGAAAAGACGGCTTGACCGTGCGCCCCGTGCGCCACCATGCGCCACCATGCGCCCACCGCATGGCTCTTTATCGACGAACATGGCCGCGAGACCCTCATTGCCGCTTGGCAACGAGAGCATTCTATGTAACATAGCGTGCCAACTCAACAAATGGAGGCGGCATGAATATCACCGAGGCGCTAACTTTTGACGATGTGCTCTTGGTCCCCGCCGAGTCAAATGTACTCCCGGCGCAGGCATCCACGAAAACCCATCTGACGCGATCGATCGAACTGGGCATCCCCTTGATTTCGGCGGCCATGGACACGGTCACCGAAAGCGGTTTGGCGATCGCCATGGCCCAGTCGGGCGGCATCGGCGTCATTCACAAGAATTTGACGTTCGAGCAGCAGGCGGCCGAGGTTCTCAAGGTCAAGAAATTCGAATCGGGCATGGTCATCGACCCCCTTACCATCAGCCCGAACGCGACCCTGGCCGACGCCCTGGCGATCAAGGAAAGCCATAATATTTCCGGCATTCCCGTGGTTGAGGACGGCTCGCACCGCCTGGTCGGCATCCTGACCAACCGCGACATCCGCTTCGCCCACGACCCCAAGCAAAAAGTCAGCGAACTGATGACCGCGCACCGCGAGGGCGCACCCTTGGTCACCGTCAAGGACGGCGTCGGCGCGAACGAAGCAAAGCGCCTTCTCCATCAGCACAGGATCGAAAAACTGCTGGTGGTGGACAACGATTTTCGCTGCGTCGGCCTGATCACGGTGAAGGATATCGAAAAGGCGCAACGCCACCCCAACGCCTGCAAGGACGGACAAGGCCGCCTGCGCGTCGCCGCCGCGACCGGCGTCGGCCCCGACGGACTGGAACGCGCCAAGGCGCTGATCGGCGCCGGCGCCGACTTGATCGTCATCGACACCGCCCACGGCCATTCGCGCGGCGTCATCGACGCCGTCGGCGCGGTAAAAAAATATTCCAACGCGACCCAGGTGATGGCCGGAAATATCGCCACCCCCGACGCCGCCAAGGCGCTGATCGACGCCGGCGCGGACGTGGTCAAGGTCGGCATCGGGCCGGGCACCATCTGCACCACGCGCATGGTCGCCGGGGTCGGCATGCCGCAACTGTCGGCAATCATGGAAACCGCCGAAGTCTGCGTGAAGGAGAACATTCCCCTGGTCGCCGACGGCGGCATCAAATATTCCGGCGACATCGCCAAGGCGATCGCGGCGGGGGCGAGTTGCGTGATGATCGGATCGCTGTTCGCCGGCACTGATGAAAGTCCGGGCGAGGTTTTCCTCTATCAAGGGCGGTCGTACAAATCATACCGCGGCATGGGTTCGCTGGGAGCGATGGCGCGCGGTTCCGCCGACCGCTACTTCCAATCCGAGGTTTCCGACAATCTCAAACTGGTTCCCGAGGGGATCGAGGGCCGGGTTCCCTACAAGGGCCCGATCAGCACGATCATCCACCAACTGGTCGGCGGGTTGCGCTCGTCGATGGGCTATACCGGCTGCGCCACCGTCGCCGATATGCAGACCAAGTGCGCCTTCCGGCGTATTTCCAGCGCCGGGTTGCGCGAAAGCCACGTGCACGATGTCACCATCACCCGCGAAGCACCCAATTATCGCAGTGACAGCTAACGCGCCCCGAAGGCGGCGGTCGCCATCCTCCGCCTTCCCCTGGCCCGCCCGCCCGGCACGTTACGGGACGCAAGATAAACGAGGCTTATCTTTTTCCCAAGCCCCGCTTCGAGCTCTAGCGGTTTGACCGAGACAAAAGAGTCCGCCGGCAGGCGGGTGGCTTTGTCGAAGAAAAGCAAACCATATCAAAAAGGAAACCCGGTGGAGCGGCCCGACGTTTCGAGATCGAAAAGTCGGGGTCAATTCACTAGAAACCCCCGGAATCCAAGTCATGACCCCAGCCGCCCGCATCGAGGCCGCCATCACGCTTTTGACGCTTTGCGAGGAAACTCGACGCCCCGCCGATCGGGTCGTGCGCGATTTTTTTAAAGCCCGACGCTATGCCGGATCGAAGGATCGGCGCGCCGTTATCGGACGTTTTTACGCCGTCGTCCGTCACCGGGCGCGCCTGCAATGGTGGGTCGAACGCGCCGCGCCCGACCTCGCCGTTACGCCGCGCCATTGGGTCATCGCCGATCTGGTCCTAGGTGATAACGCCCAGCCCGCCGCCGACATCGAGGCCCTGTTCGACGGTGGCAAGTTCTCCGCCGCCGCCCTGACGGCGGAAGACCGTGCTTTGGTCGCACATCTTGAGGGGCAATCCCTCGACCATCCCGATCAGCCGCGTTTCGTGCGCCTGGAGCTTCCTTTGGCATTGTCGCGGGTCATCGGCGATAGCTTGGGCGCGGATATCGTACGCCAGATGGCGGCGCTCAACACCGACGCCCCCGTAGACCTGCGCGTCAATTCCCTGAAGACCACCCGCGAAGCGGCGCGCGCCCTACTCGGGGCGGCGGACATCGAGGCCGCGCCGACGCCGCTTTCGCCGCTGGGGCTGCGCCTCGCCGCGCGCCCGCGCCTAGACGATCTTCCCGCCTATCGTGACGGCCTGATCGAAGTGCAGGACGAGGGCGCACAAGTCACCGCCCTGCTGACGGACGCCCGTCCGGGCATGACGGTCATCGACTACTGCGCCGGGGCGGGGGGGAAAACCCTCGCCCTTGGGGCCGAAATGCGCGCCCAGGGCCGCCTGATCGCCTGCGACATCGACGCCGAGCGCTTGAAACGCATGGCTCCCCGATTGAAACGCGCCGGTCTTGACGGTATCGAAGGCGTCGATCTCGGCCCCGGCCCCGAGGCGATCGCCGGCCTCGATGGTCAGGCCGACCGGGTCTTGGTCGATGCGCCGTGCACCGGCACCGGGGTCTGGCGGCGCGCCCCCGAAGCACGCTGGCGCTTGCGCTCCGAAGACATCGCCCGCGCCCTCGAACGCCAACGCGCGGTGCTGGACGCCGCCCAGGCGCTGGTCAAACCGGGCGGACGGCTGATCTACGTCACCTGCTCGCTGCTCAAATCGGAAAACGAAGATCAGGTGATGGCGTTCCTCGATCGCCACGACGATTTTATTTTACTGCCCATCGCCAACGTCTGGCGCGAGGTCTTCGACACGCCGTGTCCGACCAACGTCTACACCCTGCGCCTGAACTCCGCCGATCACGGCACCGACGGCTTTTACTGCGCCGTTCTGCAGCGCGATTAGGGCCGAGACCGAGCCGTTTGGGGCGGGACCTAAACCGGACGACCGAAGGTCTGGATAATCCGGGAAATCTCGTCCTCGACCGCTTGGCCCAGAATTTTTTGATCGGCTTGCGCCTGGGGGTCGGCTTCTTCGAGATCGCCGATGACCAGGATGTTCTCGTCGTTGAGAAGGTTCGCCGGACCGGTATAATTGAAACTTCCGGCGATAATCAACGCTCCGTCGATCACCATCAATTTGTGATGCAGCTTGTTCAAGCCATGGCCCCTGGGGGCGGTGTACAACTCCGCGCCGGCCCTGGCCAAGGGCTGGGTCGCCGCCCATTTTTGCACGCCCTGCCCGTGATCGAAAATTCCCCGCACAACAATCCCCGAGCGCACCAGCACCATCATCGCATCGTCGATCCCCGACGAGCGCGAGAAGGTGAAAATGGCGAAGTCGATCCGCCGTTTGGCTTTTAACATCTGCTTCATGATTTCCATTTCCGGGGCGTGATCGGGGGCGAACAGGGGTTTCACACGCACCCCCGAGACCGAAATTTCCGACGGACGCGGATCGTGGCGCAAGCGTTTGTCTCCGAAGGTGCCGCCCCAAATCTCGGCGAACTCGGCAACGTACTGGGCCGCGACGCGGGCACTGCGCACAATGACGATGTGGTTAAGATTGGCGTGAAGGCCCGTCGGCGTAAAATTGGTCGATCCCGTCAGTACCGCGCGCGTCCTGTAACCATAATCGCGAGCGATAAATTTCTGATGAAAAATCTTGGGGTTGTAATCGGTGCGCACATCACAGCGCGCACGCAAAAGCGCCATGAACAATTCCCGGTTGGCTTCGTTCATCGCCCCCGGCAAAAAGGGGTCGGCGGGCGCCTTTGTCGTGGTCAGGTAATCGCCCTCCAGAACCATGCGCACGCGAACGCCGCGCCGACGCGCGCGCGCGAACGCGTGGGCGATGGGGACCGATTCCAACTCCTGCACCGCAACATCGAGCGTCTTGCGCGCAGCGTCGATAAAACCGACCAAGACCGCCTCCAGGTCGTCGCCGCCGAGGTCCCGCGGCCCCATGTAAATTTCGATATTCCCCAACACCTGGACCATGACGCTCCTCCTCGATCGACGCACTCTTTCGCGTGCAGAGAATAACACATCGCCACCAAAGCGTGCACCATTGCGTTCCCGCGTTCTCCCCATGGCGGCGAAGATGTTGATCCTTGACCTTTGCCCGCCTCCGGTTCACCATGGGTGCGTTTCGAGGGGCGTCCCGCCATACCGCCGCAAGGCCATAACCGCCGGGACTGAGAAGCACCCTTAGAACCTGATCCGGGTGATACCGGCGTAGGGACTGGAACGGGCCACCGCCTTTTCATCGTTCGGGCGAGATTTCCGCCTCCTTGCGCCTTTTGTTTTTTTGCAGGGAGATTTTCCAATGGACGCCAAACCGTTTTCCGTCACCACCGGGGCGCTGCCGGGATCGAAGAAGATTTATGTCGCCGACGACGCCGATGCTTCGGTGCGCGTCGCCATGCGCCAAATTGAATTGGAGCCGTCCAGCGGCGAGGCCCCGGTGATCGTCTACGATTGTTCCGGTCCCTATACCGATCCCGAGCAAGATATTTGCATCGACCGCGGCCTGTCCCCGCTGCGCGCACCGTGGATCGAGGCCAGGGGCGACGTGCGGCGCTACCCCGGACGCAACGTCAAGCCCGAGGACAACGGCGAGAAAAGCGTCGTCCCGCCGTTTCGCGCCGATGCGCCCTCCCCGCTGCGCGCAAAGGACGGCGCCTGCGTCACCCAGTTGGCCTATGCCAAGCGCGGCATCGTGACGCCGGAGATGCGCTACGTCGCCATCCGCGAAAACGAGGGGCGCGAAAACGAGGGGCGCGAAAACGAGGGGCGCAAGCAGGCCACGGGCGCGCCCCGCGACGGCGAGGATTTCGGCGCCGCCGTGCCCGACTTCGTCACCCCCGAATTCGTGCGCGACGAGATCGCCCGGGGCCGCGCGGTGCTGCCCATGAACATCAACCACCCGGAGTTGGAACCGGCCATCATCGGGCGCAACTTCCTGACCAAAATCAACGCCAACATCGGCAATTCGGCGGTCACCAGCTCGGTCGCCGAGGAGGTCGATAAAATGGTCTGGGCGATCCGTTGGGGGGCCGACACGGTGATGGACCTGTCCACCGGATCGGACATCCACAACATCCGCGATTGGATCGTGCGCAACAGCCCGGCGCCGATCGGCACGGTGCCGATCTATCAGGCCCTGGAAAAGGTCGGCGGCATCGCCGAGGACCTGACCTGGGAGGTCTTCCGCGACACCCTGATCGAACAGGCCGAACAGGGCGTCGATTACTGGACCATCCATGCCGGGTTGCGCCTCGCCCACGTCCCGCTGACCGCCGAACGGACCACCGGGATCGTCTCGCGCGGGGGGTCGATCATGGCCAAGTGGTGCCTGACATATCATAAAGAAAGCTTTCTTTACGAGCACTTCGCGGATATTTGCGACATCTGCCGCCAGTACGACGTTTCCCTGTCGCTGGGCGACGGTCTGCGCCCGGGATCGATCGCCGACGCCAACGACGCCGCTCAATTCGCCGAACTGGACACCCTCGGCGAATTGCAAAAAATCGCCTTCGCCAAGGACGTTCAGGTCTTCATCGAGGGGCCCGGCCACGTCCCGATGCACAAAATCAAGGAAAACATGGAACGCCAGCTGGACGCCTGCGGCGAAGCGCCGTTTTACACCCTGGGGCCGCTGACCACCGACATCGCGCCGGGCTACGATCACATCACCTCGGCGATCGGGGCCGCCATGATCGGATGGTACGGTTGCGCCATGCTGTGCTACGTCACGCCGAAGGAGCACCTGGGGCTGCCCGATCGCGACGACGTCAAGGTCGGCGTCGTCACCTACAAGATCGCCGCCCACGCCGCCGACCTGGCGAAGGGCCACCCCGGCGCGCAAATCCGCGACGATGCGCTGTCCCGGGCGCGTTTCGATTTCCGCTGGAAGGATCAGTTCAACCTGTCCCTCGACCCCGACACCGCGACCGACTATCACGACCAGACCTTGCCCGCCGAGGGGGCGAAGAAGGCCCATTTCTGTTCGATGTGCGGGCCGAAATTCTGCTCGATGCGCATCAGCAAGGAACTGAAGGACGACGCACAAAAGGGGATGGCCGAAAAATCCCGTGAATTTCGCGACCAAGGCGGCGAGATCTACCATCCCTCGGCGGCGGAATAGGCCTCCGTTATTGTCGATCTTTCCCTGTTTCGCGCCATTTCAAGGCCCTTTTGAGAAAAACTCAAAAGGGCCTTGAACCTGTAGCCGCTACAGGTTTTATGCTGTCTCCAATCAAATCACCGCCCCTGTATCGCCCCTAAATCACCCATGGGGGCCGCTCCGGGGCCGCCCTGGAATGGAGAGACCGCGATGCCCGACACCGTAACCGATGGACACATGGCCGCGTCCACCCTGCCCTCCACGACCCCCGATGTGAGCGGCGCGCAGCCGTCCGAGGAAGATTCTTCACGATCCAAGGACCGCCTGCTCGCCACCGGCGGTATTCTCGGCGCGCTGGCGGCGTCCTCGTGCTGCGTCCTTCCTCTCGTGCTGTTTTCCCTGGGCATCAGCGGGGCGTGGATCGGTAATCTGACCGCGCTTTATCCCTATAAACCGATTTTCGTCACCATCACCGCCCTGTTCCTGGCCGGCGGCTTTTACAGCGCCTACCGCAAGCCGAAGACGGCGTGCGTGGCGGGCAGCTATTGCGCCTCGCCAACCTCCAAGCGGGTCCTGAAGATC
This genomic window from Varunaivibrio sulfuroxidans contains:
- the guaB gene encoding IMP dehydrogenase; this encodes MNITEALTFDDVLLVPAESNVLPAQASTKTHLTRSIELGIPLISAAMDTVTESGLAIAMAQSGGIGVIHKNLTFEQQAAEVLKVKKFESGMVIDPLTISPNATLADALAIKESHNISGIPVVEDGSHRLVGILTNRDIRFAHDPKQKVSELMTAHREGAPLVTVKDGVGANEAKRLLHQHRIEKLLVVDNDFRCVGLITVKDIEKAQRHPNACKDGQGRLRVAAATGVGPDGLERAKALIGAGADLIVIDTAHGHSRGVIDAVGAVKKYSNATQVMAGNIATPDAAKALIDAGADVVKVGIGPGTICTTRMVAGVGMPQLSAIMETAEVCVKENIPLVADGGIKYSGDIAKAIAAGASCVMIGSLFAGTDESPGEVFLYQGRSYKSYRGMGSLGAMARGSADRYFQSEVSDNLKLVPEGIEGRVPYKGPISTIIHQLVGGLRSSMGYTGCATVADMQTKCAFRRISSAGLRESHVHDVTITREAPNYRSDS
- a CDS encoding RsmB/NOP family class I SAM-dependent RNA methyltransferase translates to MTPAARIEAAITLLTLCEETRRPADRVVRDFFKARRYAGSKDRRAVIGRFYAVVRHRARLQWWVERAAPDLAVTPRHWVIADLVLGDNAQPAADIEALFDGGKFSAAALTAEDRALVAHLEGQSLDHPDQPRFVRLELPLALSRVIGDSLGADIVRQMAALNTDAPVDLRVNSLKTTREAARALLGAADIEAAPTPLSPLGLRLAARPRLDDLPAYRDGLIEVQDEGAQVTALLTDARPGMTVIDYCAGAGGKTLALGAEMRAQGRLIACDIDAERLKRMAPRLKRAGLDGIEGVDLGPGPEAIAGLDGQADRVLVDAPCTGTGVWRRAPEARWRLRSEDIARALERQRAVLDAAQALVKPGGRLIYVTCSLLKSENEDQVMAFLDRHDDFILLPIANVWREVFDTPCPTNVYTLRLNSADHGTDGFYCAVLQRD
- a CDS encoding phospholipase D-like domain-containing protein; amino-acid sequence: MVQVLGNIEIYMGPRDLGGDDLEAVLVGFIDAARKTLDVAVQELESVPIAHAFARARRRGVRVRMVLEGDYLTTTKAPADPFLPGAMNEANRELFMALLRARCDVRTDYNPKIFHQKFIARDYGYRTRAVLTGSTNFTPTGLHANLNHIVIVRSARVAAQYVAEFAEIWGGTFGDKRLRHDPRPSEISVSGVRVKPLFAPDHAPEMEIMKQMLKAKRRIDFAIFTFSRSSGIDDAMMVLVRSGIVVRGIFDHGQGVQKWAATQPLARAGAELYTAPRGHGLNKLHHKLMVIDGALIIAGSFNYTGPANLLNDENILVIGDLEEADPQAQADQKILGQAVEDEISRIIQTFGRPV
- the thiC gene encoding phosphomethylpyrimidine synthase ThiC codes for the protein MDAKPFSVTTGALPGSKKIYVADDADASVRVAMRQIELEPSSGEAPVIVYDCSGPYTDPEQDICIDRGLSPLRAPWIEARGDVRRYPGRNVKPEDNGEKSVVPPFRADAPSPLRAKDGACVTQLAYAKRGIVTPEMRYVAIRENEGRENEGRENEGRKQATGAPRDGEDFGAAVPDFVTPEFVRDEIARGRAVLPMNINHPELEPAIIGRNFLTKINANIGNSAVTSSVAEEVDKMVWAIRWGADTVMDLSTGSDIHNIRDWIVRNSPAPIGTVPIYQALEKVGGIAEDLTWEVFRDTLIEQAEQGVDYWTIHAGLRLAHVPLTAERTTGIVSRGGSIMAKWCLTYHKESFLYEHFADICDICRQYDVSLSLGDGLRPGSIADANDAAQFAELDTLGELQKIAFAKDVQVFIEGPGHVPMHKIKENMERQLDACGEAPFYTLGPLTTDIAPGYDHITSAIGAAMIGWYGCAMLCYVTPKEHLGLPDRDDVKVGVVTYKIAAHAADLAKGHPGAQIRDDALSRARFDFRWKDQFNLSLDPDTATDYHDQTLPAEGAKKAHFCSMCGPKFCSMRISKELKDDAQKGMAEKSREFRDQGGEIYHPSAAE
- a CDS encoding mercuric transporter MerT family protein — its product is MPDTVTDGHMAASTLPSTTPDVSGAQPSEEDSSRSKDRLLATGGILGALAASSCCVLPLVLFSLGISGAWIGNLTALYPYKPIFVTITALFLAGGFYSAYRKPKTACVAGSYCASPTSKRVLKIALWGSTALVILALVFPSLVPYLMK